From the Desulfonispora thiosulfatigenes DSM 11270 genome, one window contains:
- a CDS encoding 4Fe-4S dicluster domain-containing protein, with translation MSRFIIDKANLISWLKNLDQQVLAPVKEKNGYAFNVWDGESIPSEEYKNTLKTPKDLFFPQHETLLRYQKVKGERPRIEAPELANEERIIFGMRPCDAKSLYLIDKVFIGKDYVDPYYQARRANTLMVTLVCEKPSRACFCDDLLAKAGSDIQLVQLNDDQYLVEAITDKGKAVFQLSTYLDADEESLAKLKEIEAFKQEAASTGVAQKLENMFAHTIWSDIEEKCLNCGVCSFLCPTCHCFDITDDLKGEKVRTWDTCMFASFTKHGSGHNPRPTGKERMRQRIMHKFSYFPENNGEAACVGCGRCVENCPVNLDIREVLKAIKEVS, from the coding sequence GTGAGTAGATTTATAATTGATAAAGCCAATCTTATTTCATGGTTAAAAAATTTGGATCAACAAGTATTAGCACCTGTAAAAGAAAAAAATGGCTATGCTTTTAATGTTTGGGATGGTGAAAGCATACCTTCAGAGGAATATAAAAACACTCTTAAAACTCCTAAAGATTTATTCTTTCCCCAACATGAAACATTATTAAGATATCAAAAGGTTAAAGGTGAAAGACCACGGATAGAAGCACCCGAATTAGCTAATGAAGAAAGAATTATTTTTGGTATGCGTCCTTGTGATGCTAAAAGTTTATATTTAATTGATAAAGTATTTATTGGTAAAGATTATGTAGATCCTTATTATCAAGCACGCCGGGCAAATACTTTGATGGTTACCTTAGTTTGTGAAAAGCCAAGTAGAGCTTGTTTTTGTGATGATTTATTAGCAAAAGCCGGATCCGATATTCAGTTAGTTCAATTAAATGATGATCAATATTTAGTAGAAGCAATTACTGATAAAGGAAAAGCAGTATTCCAATTATCAACATATTTAGACGCTGATGAAGAAAGCTTAGCTAAATTAAAAGAAATAGAAGCATTTAAACAAGAAGCAGCTAGTACTGGAGTAGCCCAAAAGTTAGAAAATATGTTTGCTCATACAATATGGTCAGATATTGAAGAAAAATGTTTAAATTGCGGAGTTTGTAGTTTCCTTTGTCCAACTTGTCATTGTTTTGATATAACTGATGACTTAAAAGGTGAAAAAGTACGTACGTGGGATACCTGTATGTTTGCTTCATTTACTAAACATGGCTCAGGTCATAATCCACGCCCTACAGGTAAAGAGCGTATGAGACAAAGAATAATGCATAAGTTTAGTTACTTCCCTGAAAATAATGGTGAAGCAGCTTGCGTAGGATGTGGACGTTGTGTCGAAAATTGTCCAGTTAACCTCGATATCAGAGAAGTACTAAAAGCAATTAAGGAGGTATCTTAA